Part of the Trichoderma asperellum chromosome 1, complete sequence genome is shown below.
TGCAAGTTGCCGCACATAGGGAGCGAAGAAGTAGCACTGCGTGGCCAGTAGTGAAGGGAAAGTGAGGAGGGCACTCTCAATAGAAATCCATGGGCCGCTGAATGGCTATATATGAACATGATGGAAGGCTAAATCATCTTTCTTCGGAAAGTGGCATTTCTATGTATGCATGCTGCTTGCGTTATCACTGCCTTTTGTAGCTGTATGAAGTAGTTTGGTGGCCGCCTCATTAGGGGCCAGGTAAGCGCCTACAAAATGATTTTTGAATACGAGTTTCACCCATCTGGCGAGAAAACGAGCGTTCCAATAGGATATTAGAGTAAATAGTGCATGCAGACTGACGATATTGGAAATGGATGGCTTTTAACTCAGTCGCGGTAAACCTGGTTGCTCATGGGGCAGTCAGCATACAAATACGATTCCATGCACCGTGCCACCATATGAGTAAGCTGGATGCATGTAGATCGCAAGAAACTAGGACCCGAGCTGGCAAGAACACTGCAGGGAGGATGGTTGCCTCATTTTTTCTGGCAGTTGCAGTAGTTGAATTTGCATAATCACCGAGCACATAATGAGAGTGGGCTTGGGGGCTGTTCGGAACCCGACCCGGTTGGGGGGCAGCCTCCCTGCATAGAACAAGTTTCACAAAATGGCGGCATGGAGTACAGAggactagcagcagcagcagcagcagcagttaaAGTGTTCGGTTGGAGCTGAGCGTtgatgagagaaagagagggggaaaaagcCACACCGACATGGTGGGATGTAAGGGGAAGACGAAATTGAAACCGGGAAACATTGGGATTGGTGGCAGAACAGGCTGCGTGAAaacgtatatatatttgctcATGAATCCATGAATTCGGCTTctcgcttctctctttttcttattgTATCCGAGCCTATGGCACCGAGACAAGTGTTGAACACGTCGAGGACCTTGCACGATACAGTTCATTACACATGAAATTAAATACAACCCGATTGGAGCGCTCCGGCTACAGGGGATCCAATATAAACggggagaaggaaaaaaaaacattaaagCTTCAAATCGGCGAATATCCGATCTACGTTCTGCTACCCGATCTAATCAACACAGATTGATTATGAGCTGTCGTACCTACACTCTGCTGACCGTACAAATACAGAGTCGCGTGTATCCGGACTGCCATGTACTGCGTACTGTACGGATACACTCTCGGAGGATTTGGCAAGGAACAGGGGGCGGGTATTCCCATTGAGCCGTCGCTGACTTCAATCTTCCCTTGCATGACTTGCGTCGAGCTCGACGGCTTCTGGATCCGTGGTAGACAGGACTTGTAGGTAAGCAAAGTGGGATAGATGGGCAAAACCTGGTGCGAACAAAGCCTTGTTATTGGATACAAACTTGTTTGCTTCCCCTCCATGGCTGCATAAAACTAGAGGCAGAAGGaagcgagaagaggctggggagagagagctggCATAAACATGCACCTGCATGGGACTTTTTGAtcagaaaaagcaaagagaaaacaacaaTGACAAGAAACATCCAAAggcaagaaacaaagaaaaaaaaggcagagaaACGCAGAAAGTGCTTCGCGGGGAGGCCCCTGTAGCCGAGGCTGGGGTCAGGCCAGGGACGCACTCAGGCGTCAGTTCAAACGCTCTACACTTTCAATCAGCTGTTTACAACGCATAGCAGTAATTTCGTGCGTGTACACTCCATTCATGTGTTTAGCGCGGTGGCTGGTCCCCTCTCTCGCCGAATTTCTCTCTGGATTGTCTCTCATTTGAACTGGCATTTGCGGCTAAGAGGTTAAGAGGTACATATGCTCGCTGCATTGGCCGCCTATGTGGCCTGTTATCAGGGGGCTGATGTTTGCTACTCCCAACTTGAGCACCCCGCTCGTGATATCATGTTGCTTTTACGGGGGATATAACACGTCCGAGCACCAAGTCAGCTTCAAGCCACAACTTCTTGATGGTGGCACTAGGTCTGTGCTTTAAAAACGCTGGGCATTGGACTGAGTCAATCAGAGTAAACTGTGAACCAAAGGGTAAAATTCCGTAGCTTATATTACCGCAGTTCTACGAAACACTGTGCATCTAAATTACCTGGCTTTTCTTCGTCATATTTCAAAAAGTATTCACAGCTGTCATTCGTCTGGTTTCCCCATAACGGAGAATAAAATCAAGCCGCTGCAAGATATGTACATATAGTTCCATCTTCTGTCAGATACAGAGGATGCAGTCAGGGCATGAGGTCAGCATCACAGTCCCTCGCAGTTTTTTTTCATGTGCATAGTAGCGCTGGAATTTCCTCTAAACGCACATACCAATATAAAGAGACTGACTACAATGAAACAAATCTCTATTTGCCTCTAAGAAACAATATTTGAACTATCATCTGCCATCGCTTCTTGCAAGCATGCACATCTATGCTGTCGGCATCAACTGGGAGGAGCAGGGGTATCGGGGGCCAACCAGGATGTACTGCACATTCTTCGTTTCTGAGCACTAGACACATGCATTAATTTGAGTTTCAGGGCTAGAGGCAAACAATCAAGTCTTACTTGCTATACATCAGGCTCTGGAGAGATTGCTACAGCCTCTGATAAACATCTCTCAACACACGCGGCTCGACTGCGGCTGAAACCCCCATGCTATCCAAATGAAACACAAAATCGTCTATGGCAATCCCACCGTACATTAGCTGATCCGGCGTCCCCCAAATATTGGCTTGTTGATCAAAGACAAAATGAACTGATGGTTCATATTGGTATGGAGTGGCATCAACTATCGCCCGGTACGCAGCCTGATTTCCGCTTCGCAATTCCGTAGGAAATAGTCTCAAGGATTTGATTTCGCCACCGCGTGTAGCGTTCGAGTAAGCTTGTCCAGCGGCGATCAGGTCATGACCCTGGTGAGTCCACTCTTTCAGCAAAAGGCCAGGCCCGTCGTCGGTGGAAATGACAAGGGAAGAATCCCGCGAAGCACCAGCTGGGGCGTACTCTCCACACAACTTGCTGCATGATTCAGCTTTGGCAGTCTTTTCTAGTGCTGGAACAAGTGTTTGAATAGCGGTCTCGGTGACAATATTCAATGCTGTAGGGGCGTCGGGGCCAGCGGCTAAGACAGCTAACGTGACCTGGTAATCGGGTATGAGAACAAGCAGAGAGTTATAAGCTCCAACGCTGCCAGACTTGGTATAGAGATCGACGAGGCTGCCAGACTTGATGCCACTGCGGGTTCGCACAATCTCCCAGGGCGCGCCTACGAAGAAAGTTGTCGAAGACGTGAGTGAGCCGGGCTTCATCCAGCGCAAAGTCTCCATGGAAGATAATTGCTTATTGCCAAAGATGGCTCGTCCGAATTCGACTAAATCTTTTGTTGAAGAAAGTAAACCCCCTGTACTATAATGCTCACAGAGTGGTCAGAAATTGATCCCGaaatgtttataatattacaTCAACTGGGACTTCTTTTTGACTTACGCAACCTCATCGCCGTACAGGCGGCTCCATCCTGCATCTCCATCGGGGATTACACCTGCCCCGCTGCTAACTGGTGGTAGCGAGCTTGAATGTTTCAACCCCAATGGTTCAAACACATCTTCCTTAAGCACTTCTTCATATGACTTTCCGGTAATAGCTTCTATAACGTACGCGAGGATCCTAAAAGCTGCGTTGGAGTACAGAGCCGTGCCATAGGGCGGGAAAACGGGATGCCTCTGGATAAGGCCAGAAAAATATTCTGGAGCCGCGGGATTAGCGTTATgatcgaggaggaggaagacaaagaagaagtcaCGCTCCAGGGAGTACTTACTATTTCTAGGGCAAGGCACTTGATTATCATTGATGCCACACGACGGTATATCTTGAGGGGGAAGGTTGGGGAGCCCAAGCTCTGTCCAAGGAAAGTTTTGAACAGCTAGATCGCCTGAGGCGTCTGTGGTTCCATTCATGCGTATTAATATTTGttttgatgatgacgaagtcGAAAACAGaacaaaaggacaaaaaagccagaacaaagaggaaaactTACAATCTCTCCCCATTCCTGAAAGCTGTGATGCGAGAGCACCAATCGTGACTTGGTCCCATTGAACCCAGTCGAGAGCCGAAGAATCATGTGCATGATGTTGAGCAGCATGTTTCAGCTCTGGAATAAAATCCGTAACGGGACGGTTCCAGTGACTGGTTCCATTGTTTAGAAGGAGAGCGTAAACGGTGAAGAGTTTTGACACGCTACCAATTCGATAGACCGTATCGCTTGTGATTCTCGAGGCACTCCCAGCAGAAATGTTTAACGAGCCGGAAGTGTGATGGAAGTCGATTATTGGCGTAGAGTCCAGCTGTGAAATGGCAgtcaaggaaaaggaagttGTGCTGCTATTGAAGGTGCCAAAAGTACTTTTCCCAGTATGGATCGCGTTGTTGAGCGCGTTTGTAACTTTCAACACTGCTTCCTGAACCAGATTGCTTGAAAGGACGTTGGTTGGCGGCGTGAAAGATGGTCCAAGCAGTTTCTGGTCTGTTTCTGCAAGTGAAGTGGACCCCAGCGCTGCCAAGGAGATCAGCATCGGTAAAATAGCTGGCATCATGTTGAGTGTTGGCAAGTATTCCAAATGTTAGTGTATtaagaagaatattttaatgatgatataaaattttaaaaacaCACGAGATAGCAATCGTTCTATAGACTTTATATAACTGTTGTCCAGACCTTGAGCTCATCACGGCGGTTAGGCGGGGGATTCGTTTTCGCCGTTTATTGTCCGCTTTAGATATCTCAGACGGAAATTATCTCTGAGAATACCGGCCATTCACGACGGTGATTCTGATGTAGTTGCCATATCCTGATATTCAACTTTACATATGGGATTTTGAACGAGAGCCGCCTGCATATTTttgttcttggccttgaccaCTGCAGTCAGAAATGTGGCATTGGATACGCTTCTGCACGTTCTGTGGCTTAGCTACATGGGGCAATATGGCGGCAAGGCAGATTACACCTGTGTGTATTGAGCCTCGTAATAGAGAAAAttatgagaaaaaaaaagagaaactggcagaataataaaaactgtTGCCGCATAAAGCTTTgcttgaagaggaaaagcctCGGAAGGCGAATGTTGAGGGGCTTCGTGAGCTTGAAGGTCGTAAACTGAAGTTACTCGGGCGCCCTACACGTTCCTGTCGATTTCAATGGACAAGAAGTTCTGGACCATCAGTTGCATATGTAGCTAAAAGATGAGCTTAGTTGGATCACGTCGTAATGAGTTAGAGCGTTGGCATAAGGTTCGGGAGATTTGCTCGCTGAGTATTACATCAGATGCGAGAAAACCTTGCAAGTTAAGGAGCATGCCCTTTGGCTGCAATAGATACAAGCATTGCAACAATAATATATCTTAAACGGCTGGCGCGATGCTGGATTAGAAATTGACAAATTCCTGCCTTGAAAAGTGACAGATCAGTCAGTTTAAACGGCATCCGCGGATTCCACTAACGGCAGCCGAGCCGCGCGTGTGGCATACCGTACGTGTAAGCTCTAATTCTAAGCTCAAGCCGGCGCTTCAAAGTAGTACCTAGAGTATGTGGCTAAAACAAGTGCTGATGAAGACGTGCTGTCTTGCATAGCGCATGAAAACTACTTCGATTGGAACAACCAAGTCTGGCTGATTCTCAACTTGCAATTTATTCCGTGAACAAAGATGTTACGAATTGGGTGGAAACACCATACAGCTTCTTTCTTacattaatattcttttatgcAGAAAATGGGATATGCTCAAAGACTCAAGACGAAACTCAAAGGTCAAAATGGAGATAAGGTACTGGAATCCGGTATTAACAAAGCAGCTCCCACGCAGAGGCGCGAGAGCGAACGCGAATCAAAGGCTGTGAATGGATTAAATATCATTGAGATTCCAAAACCCAAAGGTAGATACATCCAAATAACCTTTCTATAGTGTACCTGATGGAAAATGGATGTTTACTGATATAAATTTGACAACAAGGTCTCCCGGTAATCGGAATCCTGCACAAAATCGACTTTGAATATCCACTGGCGTCTCTGATTGAGATAATTGAGCCGCTGGGACCGATATGCCAATTCGCGATTGGAGGCGAATTATTCATATTTGTACAAAGCGCCGAGCTTGTAACCGAACTCTGCGATGAATCAAGATTTCACAAAATTGTAGCAGCCGAATTGGACAAGCTGCGCTACGTCGTTCACGATGGGCTGTTCACTGCGAGGAACGATGAGCGCAATTGGGCAATCGCCCATCGGATTTTGATGCCTGTTTTCGGGACGATCAAGATTCGTGACATGTTTCCAGAGATGAAAGATCTTGCTCAACAGCTGTGTCTTAAATGGTAAGCTTTTGTAGAGTTGATATTTGATGCTTTAAATTGTACTGACGGCTGAGAACCTTAGGGCTCGCTACGGCGAAGATTATGTTATTGATGTTACCTCAGACTTCACTCGTCTTGCCCTCGACACGATCGGCCTATGTGCAATGGGGTACAGATTTAACAGTTTCCATAACGAAGTGATGATACATCCGTTCGTCCATAGCATGGTGAGGATATTGAAAGAGTCCAGCACCCAAGCATCCTTACCGCAGTTCGTCAACTCTCTCCGAAAGAGATCGTGGCACCGATATGAGAAAGACACATCCTACATGAGAGAACTGTGCCGAAAGATTATTCAGGAACGAAAACAACAGAAGGGATCGGAATTCCACGATCTGCTGGGCGCGCTTCTGGAAGGCCGCGACCGCGACACCGGCGAAGGTTTATCCGACGACTCCATTATAGACAATATGATCACATTTCTCATCGCCGGCCATGAAACTACAGCTGGACTCCTATCGTTCACTTTCTACTACTTTATGAAAAATCCTCGGGCAATGGAAAAGGCACGCCAGGAAGTTGACGAAGTAAGCGGAGGCGAGCCAATCACAGTACAGCACCTTTCCAAGTTGGCATATCTCAACGCAGCTCTTAAAGAGAGTTTGCGTCTTCAGCCTACGGCACCTGGTTTTATTTTGGGTTCAGACAAAGATGAGATAATTGGCGGCAAGTATTTGATCCCCGCTAATGTCTCCGTTATCGTCCTACTCTCCCTGCTTCATCAAGAGAAGGCCATTTACGGCGAAGATGCCTCTGAGTTTAAGCCAGAACGAATGCTAGATGAAAATTTCAATAAGCTACCGCCCAATGCTTGGAAGCCATTTGGCAACGGGATGAGAGGATGCATTGGGAGAGCATTTGCAACTCAGGAAGCGCTTCTCATTATTGCGATGCTGCTCCAAAACTTCGTATTTGAGATGGCGGACCCGACGTACGAGCTCCAGATTCGAGAGACTTTAACGATCAAACCCGAAAATTTCAAACTCAAGGCGAAGCTCAGGCGTGGGGGAAACGCAACAGATTTTCAGTCTGAGCTGCAGTCATCAGGtacaaaaacaaaaggcgTCAGGACCGACTCAGCGGTGTCAATAACTTCGGCACAGGCTGAcaagaaagataaaaaaCCCCTGACGATTCTCTTCGGATCAAACAGCGGTACTTGTGAAGCATTGGCATACAGATTGGCATCGGACGCTGCTCTTCATGGATTCTACGCAAGGACGATTGCACCAATGAACGCAGCCTGCAACAACCTCCCGAAATCCGAGCCCGTGATAATCCTTGCTGCTTCTTATGATGGCTCGCCCTCGGACAACGCTGTGGAATTCTTCGAATGGCTAAACAAAGTAGAGCCAGACTCCTTGAAAGGGGTTTCGTACACAGTTTTTGGCTGTGGCCACCGCGACTGGGTGGCAACGTTCCAGCGGATTCCCATCCTAATTGATGATCTCCTCGAAAAGGCTGGAGCTGACAGATTCGCTGATAGGGGTCtcgcagatgcagcagtgATGGATCTCTTTGTGGAGCTGGAAAAATGGACCACTGGTGTCGTGTGGCCGGCAATTTCGCAGGCTGAAGGAGGAGGCGATGATGGGGAAAGTCGATTGATCAACTCGCTGCTCAAGGTCGAAGTCTCTCAGCCGCGGCAATTGAGACAGTATTCCCAGTTGGTACAGGCGACAGTGACAGAGTCACGGAGCCTAACGACAGAATCTGCAATTGGGAAGAAGATGCACTTGGGCATTCAGCTGCCTCCAGGAGCGTCATATCATCCTGGTGACCACCTTCTTGTTCTCCCTGCAAATCCACCGCGAGACGTTAAGAGAGTTCTATCGCGTTTCCATTTGGCTTGGGATACTGTCGTGCGAGCTTCAGGTGACGAATCTGTTCATATACCGGTTGAAACGTCGATGACAGCGCATGAGCTGCTGAGTTCATACTTTGAGCTGTCCCAACCAGCAACACCAAGAGTATGTTACgtatctttcttttccattttaATGGTTTACGCATTACCTCGTTTAGGAATTTGAGTTGACAATAGATAGGATATTCGAGTCCTTGCAGCTGCCGCTACTGAACAGAAGACAAAGCACCTCTTGAGCAGTTTGGCTACAGCGTCCTACGCGGAGGGCATTCATGAGAACAGAGTTTCCCTGCTTGACTTGCTAGAGGAATTCCCAGATATCCCCCTCGCATTTGGAACTTTTGTAGCCCTTTTGCCACCACTGCGCCTACGTACATACTCTATTTCGTCGTCGCCATCTTGGGAGCCGAATCATGCCAGCTTGACGTTTTCGGTATTGGACGAGCCGCCGACTCCGCCCAGATCTAAAAGCTTTCTTGGTGTGGCTTCCAACTATCTTGCCAACTCAACCCCAGGAGACTTGATCCACGTAGCTACTCGCCCAGTCAAGAGCATTTTCCAGATGCCCACCGATTTGTCTAAAGTACCAGTTGTCATGGTTGCCGCGGGGGCAGGTCTTGCGCCATTTATGGGATTTGTCCAAGAACGAGCTTCCCAGCAACGGAATGGAACCGAGCTCGCGCCCGCCGCTCTCTTTTTCGGATGCCGATCATCGCATGACGATTTGTATCACCATGAGCTCGACTGTTTTGAAGAATCTGGAGCAATTCAGGTTTTCCGTGCCTACAGTAGAGAAGACGCTGGCTCCAAGCCAAACATTAGGAAAGGATACATCCAGGATGCTTTGTTGGCGGAGAAGCAGGCATTCCTTCGGCTGTGGAATGACGGAGCAAAGGTTTACGTCTGCGGAGGAGTGAGAATGGCTTCTGGAGTGAAAGAAGCTGTGATGAAACTTGTGTATATGGCTGAGCACGATGCTGCCTCGAAGAGTTTCACGCCGCAGGAGTGGTTCAAGCGGTTTGAGAAGACGCGCTACGCTGCAGAGATTTTTACTTAGCCATTGtgtgactttttttttttctttttctctctctatcgtATTGGGAGCTATGATAAGTTGATATGTCAGTCCAGTCCTTTTTATCTGCGTACTGTTTGA
Proteins encoded:
- a CDS encoding uncharacterized protein (EggNog:ENOG41~MEROPS:MER0026262~SECRETED:SignalP(1-21)), producing MMPAILPMLISLAALGSTSLAETDQKLLGPSFTPPTNVLSSNLVQEAVLKVTNALNNAIHTGKSTFGTFNSSTTSFSLTAISQLDSTPIIDFHHTSGSLNISAGSASRITSDTVYRIGSVSKLFTVYALLLNNGTSHWNRPVTDFIPELKHAAQHHAHDSSALDWVQWDQVTIGALASQLSGMGRDYASGDLAVQNFPWTELGLPNLPPQDIPSCGINDNQVPCPRNKYFSGLIQRHPVFPPYGTALYSNAAFRILAYVIEAITGKSYEEVLKEDVFEPLGLKHSSSLPPVSSGAGVIPDGDAGWSRLYGDEVATGGLLSSTKDLVEFGRAIFGNKQLSSMETLRWMKPGSLTSSTTFFVGAPWEIVRTRSGIKSGSLVDLYTKSGSVGAYNSLLVLIPDYQVTLAVLAAGPDAPTALNIVTETAIQTLVPALEKTAKAESCSKLCGEYAPAGASRDSSLVISTDDGPGLLLKEWTHQGHDLIAAGQAYSNATRGGEIKSLRLFPTELRSGNQAAYRAIVDATPYQYEPSVHFVFDQQANIWGTPDQLMYGGIAIDDFVFHLDSMGVSAAVEPRVLRDVYQRL
- a CDS encoding uncharacterized protein (TransMembrane:1 (o962-980i)) produces the protein MQKMGYAQRLKTKLKGQNGDKVLESGINKAAPTQRRESERESKAVNGLNIIEIPKPKGLPVIGILHKIDFEYPLASLIEIIEPLGPICQFAIGGELFIFVQSAELVTELCDESRFHKIVAAELDKLRYVVHDGLFTARNDERNWAIAHRILMPVFGTIKIRDMFPEMKDLAQQLCLKWARYGEDYVIDVTSDFTRLALDTIGLCAMGYRFNSFHNEVMIHPFVHSMVRILKESSTQASLPQFVNSLRKRSWHRYEKDTSYMRELCRKIIQERKQQKGSEFHDLLGALLEGRDRDTGEGLSDDSIIDNMITFLIAGHETTAGLLSFTFYYFMKNPRAMEKARQEVDEVSGGEPITVQHLSKLAYLNAALKESLRLQPTAPGFILGSDKDEIIGGKYLIPANVSVIVLLSLLHQEKAIYGEDASEFKPERMLDENFNKLPPNAWKPFGNGMRGCIGRAFATQEALLIIAMLLQNFVFEMADPTYELQIRETLTIKPENFKLKAKLRRGGNATDFQSELQSSGTKTKGVRTDSAVSITSAQADKKDKKPLTILFGSNSGTCEALAYRLASDAALHGFYARTIAPMNAACNNLPKSEPVIILAASYDGSPSDNAVEFFEWLNKVEPDSLKGVSYTVFGCGHRDWVATFQRIPILIDDLLEKAGADRFADRGLADAAVMDLFVELEKWTTGVVWPAISQAEGGGDDGESRLINSLLKVEVSQPRQLRQYSQLVQATVTESRSLTTESAIGKKMHLGIQLPPGASYHPGDHLLVLPANPPRDVKRVLSRFHLAWDTVVRASGDESVHIPVETSMTAHELLSSYFELSQPATPRDIRVLAAAATEQKTKHLLSSLATASYAEGIHENRVSLLDLLEEFPDIPLAFGTFVALLPPLRLRTYSISSSPSWEPNHASLTFSVLDEPPTPPRSKSFLGVASNYLANSTPGDLIHVATRPVKSIFQMPTDLSKVPVVMVAAGAGLAPFMGFVQERASQQRNGTELAPAALFFGCRSSHDDLYHHELDCFEESGAIQVFRAYSREDAGSKPNIRKGYIQDALLAEKQAFLRLWNDGAKVYVCGGVRMASGVKEAVMKLVYMAEHDAASKSFTPQEWFKRFEKTRYAAEIFT